GAATAATTTCTGAAGCTGTCCACTGACATTTTTAGCTTGGAACTTCAGTATCTACCCCAAAAAAGTCATAATGCTCCAAGATATCACTCTTATTTGCCCTTCTCTATAAAAGGAGAGAGATCCAATCACATCTGTTCAatctatcaatatttttaaatgttgcccACCCCCAATTAGTTATCTCTTCTCTctaaaagaggtttttttttttttttttttttagttaggcagaagggagagaaaaaagagaggattTCCTGATTTTTGTCTCAATCTTTTCAGCATATGATAGTTTCAGGATTTATCCAACTTCTGCCTAGAAATTTTCctggaattttgttgttgttgttgttatagttCTCTTTCTCTTAATCTCCGCTGTATTCAATCATCCCCATTAGATTTTAGTAGGTTATGATGGCTGTATTATCTGAGAATCTTGGTGATTTATTGTTTACTTGGTTCTCAGTAAGAGTTggtttttccttcttcactttatTATCAGAATTGGTCACATGTCATCTGGTTGCTTTCCCAAGGAGAAAGTGGTACTGCACCTCCCTATCCATCTGGAAATAGCCAGCTCCATATAAATGTGAACAAAACTTACTTATATTTTTATGGGAATAAACTTTAAAAGCAACTCTTCAAGCTTCatcatattttttaactttgagtACTGGTTACAGGTCATATTTCTGCAATGATCTGTTGCCTGTCTATAGGAaggattattattatatatatatggaattttgaaaattatataactACAGAAATAGCAGACACAACTAATAATTGTGATTTTCCTTGTCCAGAATGAATACAAATTGTTTGTTATTTTGATTACCTGAATAGCACAAGCTTACTGTAATAAACTGCACAATttcaataaaacaaaggaaaaatagaatgaTTTACTCTGTGATTTCCATAATTAatgatgattatttttttattgaccGTTTctaatatgtgtatgtatgtaaggTTTAAGGTGTATAATACTTGTGCTTTTATGGCAGATACTTActtttacaaaaatttaaatCCTTTCCCTTTTCCCCTAACTTTCCTATCCTCACTATCATCTctaggaaaatatattaaaaaaatcatgactTGTGAATATTCTCATCACTTTTTCCAAGCTCATCTTATTATACGTAAAGACTTCAATAATATCTTTTATCAACTCAACAAATCATATTATTATTTAATCTGATATACACATAAATGATGCCTAATAATTACTAATATCATTGTACAACATCATTTATTAAACTACATTCCCAGTGAGAGGCACTTTTCACTCTAAGAAATCATTTCTCTGCAGAATAATTGCTAGGCCAAACTATacataacattttaattaatgcCCATTACTaacttagttttaaaaatttcctgtGACAACTCTGTGGAACTGAATAATATGCTTTCAAATAAGTGATATAACTTGAGTCTGTATTACAACTGGGCCTATTATAGCAATTCTTGTCTAAAGTTCTTACTACAAGAGAACATTTCACAAGAAGGTTATAGAATTCCCAAGTGAATGATTTGCTATTTGTTGACCCATACACAACTGTATAACTGGAGATAGAAAGGTTTCTCAGTGTtacaagtaatttttattttggtaatAACTACCACTTTATAGACAGATAAATTGAGTTAagataaatattgaaaatttatAACAAATATGTAAGAAATCAACTTCTGAAATACAAGTCAGTTTTTCAATGAACTAAGGTATTTGCATGGCCATTGTCTCAGTGCCATTATGACATCCTTGTTCCTTAGACTGTATATCATGGGGTTAAACACAGGCGTCACAATCGTGTAGAAGAGAGAAAGCACTTTGTCAGTTCCTGCTGAGCCTTGGGTCTTAGGTCTTAAATATGTGACAAGGCCTGATCTGAAGAACAATGCCACAACCATAAGATGAGAGGAGCAGGTGGAAAAGGCTTTGCCTCGACTTGTGGCTGATGGCAATTTAAGGATTGTGGAGATGATTTTGCCATAAGAGACAAGTATCAACAGAAATGGAGCCAAAACAAACTGCGCAGCAACTGTGAAGACCAACATTTCATTCAGAAAAGCGTCCCCACAGGCCAGCTTGAGTATGGGAGGGATGTCACAGaagaagggcagagagaaaaTCTGGCCTGTCTGGCCTATTTGGATTGGGATTCCACTGATCCAGGAGCCAGCCATTAGCTGGATACACACCTTGTAGTTCatgacttggagaaggcaatggcaacccactccggtattcttgcctggaaaatcccatggatggaggagccttgtaggctactacagtccatggggtcgcaaagagttgaacacgactgagcgacatgaCCAGAGGATAGTGCAGAGGGCTACAAATGGCTGTGTAGCAATCATAGGCCATCACGGCCAAAAGGAAGCGCTTGGTGGCCCCAAGTATAAGAATGAAGCACATTTGTGTGGCACAAGCAACTAAAGAAATCATTCTTTGTGTCCAAAGACTCGTGAGCATTCTGGGGAGCG
The sequence above is a segment of the Ovis aries strain OAR_USU_Benz2616 breed Rambouillet chromosome 12, ARS-UI_Ramb_v3.0, whole genome shotgun sequence genome. Coding sequences within it:
- the LOC106990697 gene encoding olfactory receptor 10AG1-like; protein product: MQHQEKAPEGNLTKLMKFVLLDFADVPHLQGFLFGLFLLIYIIILMGNGIIFLITKLDPGLQTSMNFFLGNFSLLEIYYVSVTLPRMLTSLWTQRMISLVACATQMCFILILGATKRFLLAVMAYDCYTAICSPLHYPLVMSLIMNYKVCIQLMAGSWISGIPIQIGQTGQIFSLPFFCDIPPILKLACGDAFLNEMLVFTVAAQFVLAPFLLILVSYGKIISTILKLPSATSRGKAFSTCSSHLMVVALFFRSGLVTYLRPKTQGSAGTDKVLSLFYTIVTPVFNPMIYSLRNKDVIMALRQWPCKYLSSLKN